Below is a window of Chloroflexota bacterium DNA.
TCAGCGTCATCCCTCCGAAGATGACGAAGTCCACGCCCGCTTCACTCGCTTTCCTCAGGGCCTCCTCCATCAGCCCTGCTGTATCAGTTACGAAAGGAATAACAGGAAGCAGAAACATGCCGCAGGCGATTCCCTGGCTCTTGAAGTAAGCCAGCGCCTGCAGTCTTTCGCTCGGAGATGGCACACCGGGTTCGAAGACAGCGCTGATGGTATCATCCACCGAGGAGAAACTGAAGCTAACAATCGCTCTGGTGCGCTCATTGATTGCCTTCAGAATATTGGTGTCCCTCATGATAAGGGTGGATTTAGTGAGCATGTGCACGGGAAAACCATATTGATAGACCAGTTCGAGGGCCCTTCGAGTCAATTGGTATTTCTTTTCGATGGGCTGGTAGCTGTCACCAACGCCGCCACCCACTATGATGAAGCTGCGCTTCAGAGGAATACGTTTCCTCGCCGGGTCCAACTCCCGGCGCAGGATATCAATGGCGTTCACCTTCACAGTAATGTCCTGTCCAAACTCTCCGTAGGTGTAGTAGCCCTCTGAACGCCCATCGCAATAGACGCAGTTGTGGCTGCACCCGCTGTACAGGTTCATTCCATAGCGCGATATGAACCAGGAGTCAATCTTCTTGTGCTTGCGCAATATCGATTTGGCTTCAATCTCCCTGATAGTCACTTCTTCTGTAAACCCGCTCCTTGTATTTATACTCATCCACTTTCAACAGGTTCATCACCCTGAGCGGTTCCTTTTTCACCAGATTCCGGCAGGCTCTGCAGGCTATCCAGTAGGAGTTCCTGTCCCCGCTTTCGACCAGTTCCTGGACCAGGTCGTAGACAAGATCGGGCAGCCGCCTGGCCATATCGCTCAGGTTGTTGCCGACGGAGGTACGCGGGTACGGGGAGCTTTCCTTGAACATGTTCCTCAGGATGGACAACGGATACTCCGGATTCCTGTAAAACCACGCGTTCTCTTTTACGGGCCGCAGCGTCTCGCTGACAAATCGCCGTACGTTGGGGTCTTCTGACTTTACTAGCTGCAGCAGGTACACCTTCATTTCCCGGGGGTGCTTCCGGATCAGCTTCCTAAAGAACATCTGGGCCAGCTCCAGTACGTCCCAGTGTTCAGAGGCTGCGGCGGACTCGAAGCGGGCGAGCACCTTTCCGTAGTCTCTCAGTCCATAGAAGGACAACATTCCCAGGCCAACGCCTTTGCATCTGAAGTCTTCGCTCCCTTCGAGTATCCTGGAGGCGATTTCGTATACTGCTGCATCCAACTCAACAAGCCGATCATAGAGGTATTCGCTGAGCAACTTGATGGTATAGACCCTTCCATAAGAAATGCGCTTGCTGTCAGGAATGCTGCGGTAGAGCTCATCCAGGATGTCAGAAATGCTTCCGATCGCGGAATCGTAATCTCCGCTCAGGATACTGTTCACGATTTTGTCCTGTATCCTGCCCTCGGTCTGGCCGTTCAGTATCCTCATGATCGGTCCCGGTTCATGATCTGCACAGGCTGCCTCCTCCTCCCGCTGCCGCGGAAGGGTGTTGTTTCAAAAGCGGCCAATCAGGGAAGAAAACGCTATGACTCGGCGCGTTTCTTCAACTCCTGGCAGTAGCGGTCGTAGGCGCGTTGCAGTTTCTTGCTGTAAAGCAGATTGACCACCGGTGTCAGCACGCCATGGAACTCCTCGTAATTGATGAAATGGGTGCGGCGATCGTCCAGGGGCTCGCAGATCTGCCAGCGGAAGCTCTTGATTCCCGGCCTTCCCCTGGTTCTTGACGTTCCCCAGCTTATCTTGTACTTTTCGGGTTCGTAGACCAGGAAGGCCTCGTGCTCGTCTTTCAGAAGCTGCTTCTCCGTCATCTGGCAGTCGAGGGTAAACTCTTCGCCAACCACTATTCTCTTGGCCCCTAACCTGGGAGTGAAAGTGTTCCACTCGGGGTAGTGCTCAAAGTCGATAATGATATTCCAAATCTTCTGCGCCGGAGCATTGATCTCGATTTCACTGCGCACTAACTTCATTCAGACCTCCTTTTGCCCGTCTCGATTTTGGTGACAAC
It encodes the following:
- a CDS encoding radical SAM protein, which encodes MSINTRSGFTEEVTIREIEAKSILRKHKKIDSWFISRYGMNLYSGCSHNCVYCDGRSEGYYTYGEFGQDITVKVNAIDILRRELDPARKRIPLKRSFIIVGGGVGDSYQPIEKKYQLTRRALELVYQYGFPVHMLTKSTLIMRDTNILKAINERTRAIVSFSFSSVDDTISAVFEPGVPSPSERLQALAYFKSQGIACGMFLLPVIPFVTDTAGLMEEALRKASEAGVDFVIFGGMTLKEGKQRDYFMAALKKYRAQLDGGYQRTYPGNRWGEPSAEYLGSLNMAFNAIAKKYGLPIRMPQALYGEILSKDDLVIVILEHIDYLLKIEGRKSPFGYAAYSISQLKEPLSDLRGELHRIKGVGGATQAIILEILKKGRSSYYEQLLAQRREK
- a CDS encoding SRPBCC domain-containing protein; its protein translation is MKLVRSEIEINAPAQKIWNIIIDFEHYPEWNTFTPRLGAKRIVVGEEFTLDCQMTEKQLLKDEHEAFLVYEPEKYKISWGTSRTRGRPGIKSFRWQICEPLDDRRTHFINYEEFHGVLTPVVNLLYSKKLQRAYDRYCQELKKRAES